A section of the Streptomyces sp. NBC_01591 genome encodes:
- the glpX gene encoding class II fructose-bisphosphatase translates to MSEHHLPSQLEVSPEAPDRNLALELVRVTEAAAMAAGRWVGRGDKIGADGAAVKAMRTLVSTVSMNGVVVIGEGEKDEAPMLFNGERVGDGTGPEVDIAVDPIDGTTLNAKGMPNAIAVLAAADRGAMFDPSAVFYMDKLVTGPEAADFVDINAPVSVNIRRVAKAKNSAPEDVTVVVLDRPRHEGIVKEIRETGARIKFISDGDVAGSIMAAREGTGVDLLMGIGGTPEGIISACAIKCLGGVIQGKLWPKDEAERQRALDAGHDLDRVLSTDDLVSGDNVFFVATGITDGELMRGVRYRAETATTESIVMRSKSGTIRKIDSTHRLSKLRAYSAIDFDRAK, encoded by the coding sequence ATGTCCGAGCATCATCTGCCGTCTCAGCTCGAGGTCTCCCCCGAGGCCCCCGACCGCAACCTCGCCCTGGAGCTGGTCCGGGTCACCGAGGCCGCCGCCATGGCGGCGGGGCGCTGGGTGGGCCGCGGCGACAAGATCGGCGCCGACGGCGCCGCCGTGAAGGCCATGCGGACCCTCGTCTCCACCGTCTCGATGAACGGCGTCGTCGTCATCGGCGAGGGCGAGAAGGACGAAGCCCCCATGCTGTTCAACGGCGAGCGCGTCGGCGACGGCACCGGCCCCGAGGTCGACATCGCCGTGGACCCGATCGACGGCACGACCCTGAACGCCAAGGGCATGCCGAACGCGATCGCCGTGCTGGCCGCCGCGGACCGCGGCGCCATGTTCGACCCGTCGGCCGTCTTCTACATGGACAAGCTGGTCACCGGCCCCGAGGCCGCCGACTTCGTCGACATCAACGCCCCCGTCTCGGTGAACATCCGCCGTGTCGCGAAGGCGAAGAACTCCGCCCCCGAGGACGTCACCGTCGTGGTCCTCGACCGCCCGCGCCACGAGGGCATCGTCAAGGAGATCCGCGAGACCGGCGCCCGGATCAAATTCATCTCCGACGGCGATGTCGCCGGCTCCATCATGGCCGCCCGCGAAGGGACCGGCGTCGACCTGCTGATGGGCATCGGCGGCACCCCCGAGGGCATCATCTCGGCCTGCGCCATAAAGTGCCTCGGCGGTGTCATCCAGGGCAAGCTCTGGCCCAAGGACGAGGCCGAGCGGCAGCGCGCGCTGGACGCCGGGCACGACCTGGACCGGGTGCTGTCCACCGACGACCTGGTCAGCGGCGACAACGTGTTCTTCGTCGCGACCGGCATCACGGACGGTGAGCTGATGCGCGGCGTGCGGTACCGCGCGGAGACGGCGACCACCGAGTCGATCGTCATGCGGTCCAAGTCCGGCACCATCCGGAAGATCGATTCCACGCACCGGCTCTCGAAGCTGCGCGCCTACAGCGCGATCGACTTCGACCGCGCGAAGTAG
- the xseA gene encoding exodeoxyribonuclease VII large subunit, with translation MALQTSAEAPLPVGDVSRLIGGWIDRLGAVWVEGQITQLSRRPGAGVVFLTLRDPSQDISVSVTCFRQVFDRIADVVTEGARVVVLAKPEWYAPRGQLSLRATEIRPVGIGELLVRLEQLKKSLASEGLFALDRKKPLPFLPQLIGLVCGRASAAERDVLENARRRWPAVRFEVRNAAVQGVHAVNQVVQAVKELDDLPDVDVIVVARGGGSVEDLLPFSDEQLIRTVAACRTPVVSAIGHEPDSPLLDLVADLRASTPTDAAKKIVPDVGEELDRVRQLRDRALRTVRGLLDREERGLAHALGRPSMERPQRMVDERASEIDALVGRSRRVLGHLLDRADSELAHTRARVVALSPAATLERGYAVLQRADGHVVRAPEDAGAPGDVLRARVSGGEFAVRVSE, from the coding sequence ATGGCTCTCCAAACGTCCGCGGAAGCTCCGCTGCCCGTAGGTGATGTGTCGCGGCTCATCGGGGGCTGGATCGACCGGCTCGGGGCGGTCTGGGTCGAGGGACAGATCACCCAGCTGTCGCGGCGGCCGGGCGCCGGGGTGGTGTTCCTGACGCTGCGCGACCCGTCGCAGGACATCTCGGTGAGCGTGACGTGCTTCCGGCAGGTCTTCGACCGCATCGCGGATGTGGTGACGGAGGGGGCGCGGGTTGTCGTCCTGGCCAAGCCGGAGTGGTACGCGCCGCGCGGGCAGCTGTCCCTGCGGGCCACGGAGATACGGCCGGTCGGCATCGGAGAGCTGCTGGTCCGCCTGGAACAGCTGAAGAAGTCGCTGGCCTCGGAGGGGCTCTTCGCGCTCGACCGGAAGAAGCCGCTGCCGTTCCTGCCGCAGCTGATCGGCCTGGTCTGCGGGCGGGCGTCGGCGGCCGAGCGCGATGTGCTGGAGAACGCCCGGCGACGGTGGCCCGCGGTGCGCTTCGAGGTGCGCAACGCGGCGGTGCAGGGTGTGCACGCGGTGAATCAGGTGGTCCAGGCGGTGAAGGAGCTGGACGACCTGCCGGACGTCGACGTGATCGTCGTGGCGCGCGGCGGCGGCAGTGTGGAGGACCTGCTGCCGTTCTCGGACGAGCAGCTGATCCGGACGGTGGCCGCGTGCCGTACGCCGGTGGTGTCGGCGATCGGCCATGAGCCGGACTCCCCGCTGCTCGACCTGGTCGCGGACCTGCGCGCCTCCACGCCGACGGACGCAGCGAAGAAGATCGTGCCGGACGTGGGCGAGGAGCTGGACCGGGTGCGGCAGCTGCGCGACCGTGCGCTGCGGACGGTACGGGGACTGCTGGACCGGGAGGAGCGGGGGCTGGCGCACGCCCTGGGCCGGCCGTCGATGGAGCGTCCCCAGCGGATGGTGGACGAGCGCGCGTCGGAGATCGACGCGCTGGTCGGGCGGAGCCGGCGGGTGCTGGGTCATCTGCTGGACCGGGCGGACTCGGAGCTCGCCCACACCCGGGCGCGGGTGGTCGCGTTGTCGCCGGCGGCGACGCTGGAGCGCGGGTACGCGGTGCTGCAGCGGGCGGACGGCCATGTCGTGCGGGCTCCCGAGGATGCGGGGGCGCCGGGTGATGTACTCCGGGCGCGGGTTTCGGGGGGCGAGTTCGCCGTACGGGTCAGCGAGTGA
- a CDS encoding fumarate hydratase: MPEFAYSDLLPLGEDTTPYRLVTSEGVSTFEADGRTFLKVAPQALRTLAAEAMHDISHYLRPAHLAQLRRIVDDPEASSNDKFVALDLLKNANIAAAGVLPMCQDTGTAIVMGKRGQNVLTEGGDEEALSHGIFDAYTKLNLRYSQMAPLTMWEEKNTGSNLPAQIELYATDGGTYKFLFMAKGGGSANKSFLFQETKAVLNEASMMKFLEEKIRSLGTAACPPYHLAIVVGGTSAEFALKTAKYASAHYLDELPAEGSPTGHGFRDKELEEKVFELTQKIGIGAQFGGKYFCHDVRVVRLPRHGASLPVAIAVSCSADRQATAKITAEGVFLEQLEKDPARFLPDTTDEHLDEAGDVVKIDLNRPMDDILAELTKYPVKTRLSLTGPLVVARDIAHAKIKERLDAGEEMPQYLKDHPVYYAGPAKTPEGYASGSFGPTTAGRMDSYVAQFQAAGGSKVMLAKGNRSKQVTDACDAHGGFYLGSIGGPAARLAQDCIKKVEVVEYEELGMEAVWRIEVEDFPAFIVVDDKGNDFFTEPAPAPTFTSIPVRGPGLA, translated from the coding sequence ATGCCAGAGTTTGCGTACTCCGATCTGCTCCCCCTGGGAGAGGACACCACGCCGTACCGTCTGGTGACCTCCGAGGGTGTCTCCACCTTCGAGGCCGACGGTCGTACGTTCCTCAAGGTCGCTCCTCAGGCGCTGCGCACCCTGGCCGCCGAGGCCATGCACGACATTTCGCACTATCTGCGCCCCGCCCACCTGGCGCAGCTGCGGCGGATCGTGGACGACCCCGAGGCGTCGTCCAACGACAAGTTCGTCGCGCTCGACCTGCTGAAGAACGCGAACATCGCCGCGGCCGGTGTGCTGCCGATGTGCCAGGACACCGGCACCGCGATCGTCATGGGCAAGCGCGGGCAGAACGTGCTCACCGAGGGCGGTGACGAGGAGGCGCTGTCGCACGGCATTTTCGACGCCTACACCAAGCTCAACCTCCGCTATTCGCAGATGGCTCCGCTCACCATGTGGGAGGAGAAGAACACCGGCTCGAACCTGCCCGCCCAGATCGAGCTGTACGCCACCGACGGCGGCACGTACAAGTTCCTCTTCATGGCGAAGGGCGGCGGCTCGGCCAACAAGTCGTTCCTCTTCCAGGAGACGAAGGCCGTGCTGAACGAGGCCTCCATGATGAAGTTCCTGGAGGAGAAGATCCGTTCGCTGGGCACGGCCGCCTGCCCGCCGTACCACCTGGCGATCGTCGTCGGCGGTACGTCGGCCGAGTTCGCGCTCAAGACCGCGAAGTACGCCTCCGCGCACTACCTGGACGAGCTGCCCGCCGAGGGCTCCCCCACCGGCCACGGCTTCCGGGACAAGGAGCTGGAGGAGAAGGTCTTCGAGCTGACGCAGAAGATCGGCATCGGCGCCCAGTTCGGCGGCAAGTACTTCTGCCACGACGTGCGCGTCGTCCGCCTCCCCCGCCACGGCGCCTCGCTGCCCGTGGCGATCGCCGTGTCCTGCTCGGCGGACCGCCAGGCCACCGCGAAGATCACCGCCGAGGGCGTCTTCCTGGAGCAGCTGGAGAAGGACCCGGCCCGCTTCCTCCCGGACACCACCGACGAGCACCTCGACGAGGCGGGTGACGTCGTGAAGATCGACCTCAACCGGCCGATGGACGACATCCTCGCCGAGCTGACCAAGTACCCGGTCAAGACCCGGCTCTCGCTGACCGGCCCGCTGGTCGTGGCCCGCGACATCGCGCACGCCAAGATCAAGGAGCGGCTGGACGCGGGCGAGGAGATGCCGCAGTACCTGAAGGACCACCCGGTCTACTACGCGGGCCCGGCGAAGACGCCCGAGGGGTACGCCTCCGGCTCCTTCGGCCCGACGACGGCCGGCCGCATGGACAGCTACGTCGCGCAGTTCCAGGCGGCGGGCGGCTCCAAGGTGATGCTCGCCAAGGGCAACCGGTCCAAGCAGGTCACCGACGCGTGCGACGCGCACGGCGGTTTCTACCTCGGCTCGATCGGCGGCCCGGCGGCCCGGCTCGCGCAGGACTGCATCAAGAAGGTTGAGGTCGTCGAGTACGAGGAGCTCGGCATGGAAGCCGTCTGGCGGATCGAGGTCGAGGACTTCCCCGCGTTCATCGTCGTCGACGACAAGGGCAACGACTTCTTCACCGAGCCCGCCCCGGCACCGACGTTCACCAGCATTCCGGTGCGGGGCCCGGGTCTCGCCTGA
- a CDS encoding DUF4245 domain-containing protein: MASKRGKQTVRDMFLSMAVVSAAAGVVYIFVPHDENANPVKAVDYRVELLTARRAAPYPVAAPDGLTEKWKPTSVSYDRKAGDSWHLGFLDPEGKYVAVEQSTSPAKKYVTEVSRDARDTGRTRQVAGETWQHWEGSKYDALVRHDKGSTTVVTGSASPERLAEMAAALKSS; encoded by the coding sequence GTGGCTAGCAAGCGAGGCAAGCAGACGGTGCGGGACATGTTCCTGTCGATGGCGGTCGTCTCCGCTGCGGCAGGGGTTGTTTACATCTTCGTTCCGCACGACGAGAACGCCAACCCGGTCAAGGCGGTCGACTACCGGGTGGAGCTCCTGACGGCCCGGCGCGCGGCGCCGTACCCCGTGGCCGCCCCCGACGGACTGACCGAGAAGTGGAAGCCGACCTCGGTCAGCTACGACCGCAAGGCGGGCGACAGCTGGCACCTGGGCTTCCTCGACCCGGAGGGCAAGTACGTCGCGGTGGAGCAGTCCACGTCCCCGGCGAAGAAGTACGTCACCGAGGTCAGCCGGGACGCCAGGGACACCGGGCGTACGCGGCAGGTCGCGGGCGAGACCTGGCAGCACTGGGAGGGTTCGAAGTACGACGCCCTCGTGCGCCACGACAAGGGCTCGACCACGGTGGTCACGGGTTCCGCCTCGCCGGAGCGGCTCGCGGAGATGGCCGCGGCGCTCAAGTCGTCCTGA
- a CDS encoding WhiB family transcriptional regulator produces the protein MLQLPHQPLQVAAVPPQRAPAREDQAGPWHSEAVCRRDEAGLFFAPSKEPTAARLAREESAKRVCARCPVMIECQEHALIQPEPYGVWGGLTAAERRVVLARRRRREMERKASSAASGATGRIAAAG, from the coding sequence GTGCTGCAACTGCCGCATCAGCCCCTGCAGGTCGCCGCCGTCCCTCCCCAGCGCGCCCCCGCGCGGGAGGACCAGGCCGGCCCCTGGCATTCGGAGGCGGTGTGCCGCCGGGACGAAGCCGGGCTGTTCTTCGCCCCGTCGAAGGAGCCGACTGCTGCCAGACTCGCGCGCGAGGAGTCCGCGAAGCGGGTCTGCGCGCGCTGCCCGGTGATGATCGAATGCCAGGAACACGCGCTCATACAGCCGGAGCCGTACGGGGTGTGGGGCGGGTTAACCGCCGCCGAACGCCGTGTGGTGCTCGCCCGTCGCAGACGGCGCGAGATGGAGCGCAAGGCCTCGTCCGCGGCCTCCGGCGCGACGGGCCGCATCGCCGCGGCGGGCTGA
- a CDS encoding exodeoxyribonuclease VII small subunit, translating into MTDDATTAAGATGTLGYEQARDELIEVVRRLEAGGTTLEESLALWERGEELAKVCRHWLEGARARLDAALAGPADPEESGSGTAADNG; encoded by the coding sequence ATGACGGACGACGCGACTACGGCGGCTGGTGCCACGGGCACGCTCGGCTACGAGCAGGCCCGCGACGAGCTGATCGAGGTGGTGCGCCGCCTGGAGGCGGGCGGTACGACACTGGAGGAGTCCCTCGCGCTCTGGGAGCGGGGCGAGGAGCTGGCGAAGGTGTGCCGGCACTGGCTGGAAGGCGCGCGCGCCCGGCTGGACGCGGCCCTGGCGGGCCCGGCCGACCCCGAGGAGAGCGGCAGCGGCACGGCAGCCGACAACGGCTGA
- a CDS encoding M18 family aminopeptidase, with amino-acid sequence MTPLPHRSHSDDLLSFISTSPSPYHAVASAAERLEKAGFRELRGTDDWTGTTGGSFVARGGALIAWYVPEGAPAHTPFRIVGAHTDSPNLRVKPAPDTASAGWRQIGVEIYGGVPLNTWLDRDLGISGRLALRAPGGGVGSRLVQIDEPLLRVPQLAIHLDRTVNEALALDRQHHLAPVWALGAREEGALLRRVAAAAEVDPDEVLGWDLMLHDIQPPGYLGADREFVVSARLDNLVSVHAGVTALTGAATAADEPAYIPVLAAFDHEEVGSGSETGAQGPLLERVLSRSVTARGGSPEDWSRALSGAFCVSADMAHAVHPNYAERHDPDHRPLPNGGPTLKVNVNQRYATDSTGMAVFAAACERAGVPWQPFVSNNAMPCGTSIGPLTAARLGVATVDVGVPGLSMHSARELCGVEDPGHLAAALGAFVTSG; translated from the coding sequence ATGACGCCGCTTCCCCACCGCAGCCACAGCGACGACCTGCTGTCCTTCATCAGCACCAGCCCTTCCCCGTACCACGCGGTGGCCAGTGCCGCCGAGCGCCTGGAGAAGGCCGGCTTCCGTGAACTGCGGGGCACGGACGACTGGACGGGCACGACCGGGGGCAGCTTCGTCGCCCGCGGTGGTGCGCTGATCGCCTGGTACGTCCCCGAGGGGGCCCCGGCGCACACCCCCTTCCGGATCGTCGGCGCACACACCGATTCCCCGAATCTGCGGGTCAAGCCCGCTCCCGACACCGCCTCGGCGGGCTGGCGGCAGATCGGTGTGGAGATCTACGGCGGCGTTCCGCTGAACACCTGGCTCGACCGCGATCTCGGCATCTCCGGGCGGCTCGCACTGCGCGCCCCTGGCGGCGGCGTCGGGTCCCGGCTCGTCCAGATCGACGAACCCCTGTTGCGGGTGCCCCAGTTGGCCATCCATCTGGACCGTACGGTCAACGAGGCGCTCGCGCTCGACCGGCAGCACCACCTCGCCCCGGTGTGGGCGCTCGGAGCACGCGAGGAGGGGGCGCTGCTGCGCCGGGTCGCGGCGGCCGCCGAGGTGGACCCGGACGAGGTGCTCGGCTGGGACCTGATGCTCCATGACATCCAGCCGCCCGGATATCTGGGCGCGGACCGGGAGTTCGTGGTGTCGGCGCGGCTGGACAACCTGGTCTCGGTGCACGCGGGCGTCACGGCCCTGACGGGTGCGGCGACCGCGGCCGACGAGCCCGCGTACATCCCCGTGCTGGCCGCCTTCGACCACGAGGAGGTCGGCAGCGGTTCGGAGACGGGTGCGCAGGGGCCGCTGCTGGAACGGGTCCTGAGCCGCTCGGTCACCGCACGCGGCGGCAGTCCGGAGGACTGGTCGCGAGCCCTGTCCGGTGCCTTCTGCGTCTCCGCCGACATGGCCCACGCGGTGCACCCCAACTACGCGGAGCGGCACGACCCTGATCACCGTCCGCTGCCGAACGGCGGCCCCACGCTCAAGGTCAACGTCAACCAGCGGTACGCCACCGACAGCACCGGCATGGCGGTGTTCGCGGCGGCGTGCGAGCGGGCGGGCGTGCCGTGGCAGCCGTTCGTCTCCAACAACGCGATGCCGTGCGGTACGTCGATCGGCCCGCTCACCGCGGCCCGGCTGGGTGTGGCGACGGTCGACGTGGGGGTGCCGGGGCTGTCCATGCACTCGGCGCGCGAGCTGTGCGGGGTCGAGGACCCCGGTCATCTGGCCGCCGCGCTCGGTGCGTTCGTGACGTCCGGCTGA
- a CDS encoding malonic semialdehyde reductase — MPLALDPAAQDLLFREARSANTFSDEPVTEEQVQAIYDLIKYGPTAFNQSPLRVILVRSDDARARLVKHMAEGNQPKTSTAPLVAILATDNEFHEELPALMPHFPQAKDTFFSERPVRESTAALNGALQAAYFIIGVRAAGLAAGPMTGYDAAGIEKEFLDGDHNVLMVVNIGKPGEDAWFPRLPRLAYDEVITTV; from the coding sequence ATGCCCCTCGCTCTTGACCCCGCCGCCCAGGACCTCCTCTTCCGTGAGGCCCGCAGCGCCAACACCTTCTCCGACGAGCCGGTGACCGAGGAGCAGGTCCAGGCGATCTACGACCTGATCAAGTACGGACCCACCGCGTTCAACCAGTCGCCGCTGCGCGTCATCCTGGTCCGCTCCGACGACGCCCGCGCGCGCCTCGTGAAGCACATGGCCGAGGGCAACCAGCCGAAGACCTCGACCGCCCCGCTGGTCGCGATCCTGGCCACCGACAACGAGTTCCACGAGGAGCTCCCGGCCCTGATGCCGCACTTCCCGCAGGCCAAGGACACGTTCTTCTCCGAGCGCCCGGTCCGCGAGTCGACCGCCGCACTGAACGGCGCGCTGCAGGCCGCCTACTTCATCATCGGCGTCCGCGCCGCCGGCCTGGCCGCGGGCCCGATGACCGGCTACGACGCCGCGGGCATCGAGAAGGAGTTCCTGGACGGCGACCACAACGTGCTGATGGTCGTCAACATCGGCAAGCCGGGCGAGGACGCCTGGTTCCCGCGTCTGCCGCGCCTCGCCTACGACGAGGTCATCACGACCGTCTGA
- a CDS encoding ricin-type beta-trefoil lectin domain protein → MRRTRHRLRGTVAAAAAMAAAIGGMTVAAGPAGATDRSGSSTTASTPLSPELEAIRAAEATKLYGDPAERPLADRKTGLISLGDSEISGEGVGTYEAGTNGPDNWCHRSPDSAIHRTSIPADVTYNVSCSGAYTGNIVIGGSKQYSDELVQSDNLAIKARNTRIKMVVLVAGANDDLQFGPVMTDCVTRWVLSQGVCQPKYEGGWQARVDGLVPKVEKTVRDLKTVMSGAGYGDSDYKLVVMGYPSPIGPDFYDNPSFPGKLPGGCAGYDSDASWGRNVAVPAFERGMRKVATDTGAVYLDNSRLFHGHEVCSENTWARGLYIDLGHFPPDSNSLRQSYHPNERGHGAFASCLTQIYNSDLRRASCADPASTGEPVLQAGAWDDAFKPLKNEATGTCVDVPGSVTRNDTKIGGWDCHGGRNQGWWYDSGTKTLRTELSHDRCLDVPGADYKAGATAVVYNCSGAANQQFVKQSGTLRPAASTGLCLTLAAATDPLKLQSCDGSAQQRFV, encoded by the coding sequence ATGAGGCGCACCAGGCACAGACTTCGCGGTACGGTCGCGGCCGCCGCGGCCATGGCGGCGGCGATCGGCGGCATGACCGTAGCCGCCGGACCGGCCGGCGCGACGGACCGGTCCGGTTCCAGCACTACCGCATCCACCCCCCTGTCGCCCGAACTGGAGGCCATCCGCGCGGCGGAAGCCACCAAGCTGTACGGCGACCCGGCCGAGCGGCCGCTCGCGGACCGCAAGACGGGGCTGATCTCGCTCGGCGACAGCGAGATCTCGGGCGAGGGCGTCGGCACGTACGAGGCCGGCACCAACGGCCCCGACAACTGGTGCCACCGCTCGCCCGACTCCGCCATCCACCGCACCAGTATCCCGGCGGACGTCACGTACAACGTCTCCTGCTCCGGCGCGTACACCGGCAACATCGTGATCGGCGGCTCGAAGCAGTACTCCGACGAGCTGGTGCAGAGCGACAACCTCGCCATCAAGGCCCGCAACACCCGCATCAAGATGGTCGTGCTCGTCGCGGGTGCCAACGACGACCTCCAGTTCGGCCCGGTCATGACGGACTGCGTCACGCGCTGGGTGCTCTCCCAGGGCGTCTGCCAGCCCAAGTACGAGGGCGGCTGGCAGGCGCGCGTCGACGGACTCGTCCCCAAGGTCGAGAAGACGGTGCGCGACCTGAAGACCGTCATGTCCGGCGCCGGGTACGGCGACAGCGACTACAAGCTCGTGGTCATGGGCTACCCGAGCCCCATCGGCCCGGACTTCTACGACAACCCGAGCTTCCCCGGGAAGCTTCCCGGCGGCTGTGCCGGGTACGACTCCGACGCGTCCTGGGGCCGCAACGTGGCCGTCCCCGCCTTCGAGCGCGGCATGCGCAAGGTCGCCACCGACACCGGGGCCGTCTACCTCGACAACTCCCGGCTCTTCCACGGCCACGAGGTCTGCAGCGAGAACACCTGGGCCCGCGGGCTCTACATCGACCTCGGGCACTTCCCGCCGGACTCCAACTCCCTGCGGCAGTCCTACCACCCGAACGAGAGGGGCCACGGCGCCTTCGCGTCCTGCCTGACCCAGATCTACAACTCGGACCTGCGCCGGGCGAGCTGCGCCGACCCGGCGAGCACCGGAGAGCCGGTCCTGCAGGCCGGGGCGTGGGACGACGCCTTCAAGCCCCTGAAGAACGAGGCGACGGGCACCTGTGTGGACGTCCCCGGCTCGGTGACCCGCAATGACACGAAGATCGGCGGCTGGGACTGCCACGGCGGCCGCAACCAGGGCTGGTGGTACGACTCCGGCACGAAGACCCTCCGTACGGAGCTGAGCCACGACCGGTGCCTGGACGTGCCGGGCGCCGACTACAAGGCGGGCGCCACGGCCGTCGTGTACAACTGCTCGGGCGCGGCCAACCAGCAGTTCGTGAAGCAGTCGGGCACCTTGCGCCCGGCGGCCTCGACCGGACTGTGCCTGACGCTGGCGGCGGCGACGGACCCGCTGAAGCTCCAGAGCTGCGACGGCAGCGCGCAGCAGCGGTTCGTGTAG
- a CDS encoding DUF1707 SHOCT-like domain-containing protein: MDLEKQPQQPVAPVEPAGIRASDADRDRIADILREAMAEGRLTADEHAERVDAVYRAKTVGELEPLVRDLPAPAGAARSAAAPGAYGHESPTGPADNLVAIFSSSTRKGRWRVGSRTNAFALFGSVEVDLTEALFGQRLTVINATSIFGSVDVKVPENISLRGSGTGVFGNFEVATLESADPEAPVVVVNGYSVFGSVEAKPKRGKFIADLQDRLRKYLG; this comes from the coding sequence GTGGACCTCGAAAAGCAGCCTCAGCAGCCAGTGGCCCCGGTGGAACCGGCCGGTATCCGCGCCTCCGACGCGGACCGCGACCGGATCGCGGACATCCTGCGGGAAGCCATGGCCGAGGGCCGGCTCACCGCCGACGAGCACGCCGAGCGGGTCGACGCGGTATACCGCGCCAAGACGGTCGGTGAGCTGGAACCGCTGGTACGGGACCTGCCCGCCCCGGCGGGTGCCGCCCGCTCGGCCGCCGCACCCGGCGCCTACGGCCACGAGAGCCCCACGGGCCCCGCCGACAACCTGGTGGCGATCTTCAGCAGCTCGACCCGCAAGGGCCGCTGGCGGGTCGGCAGCCGTACGAACGCCTTCGCGCTCTTCGGCAGCGTGGAGGTCGATCTGACCGAGGCGCTTTTCGGTCAGAGACTCACGGTCATCAACGCGACGTCCATCTTCGGGAGTGTCGACGTCAAGGTCCCCGAGAACATCTCGCTGCGCGGCAGCGGCACGGGTGTCTTCGGCAATTTCGAAGTCGCCACACTGGAATCCGCTGACCCCGAAGCACCGGTGGTAGTCGTCAACGGCTATTCCGTGTTCGGCAGCGTCGAGGCGAAGCCCAAGCGCGGGAAGTTCATCGCGGATCTCCAGGACCGGCTGCGCAAATACCTCGGATAG
- a CDS encoding APC family permease produces the protein MGGGVEAATGAHQEGGRLRRTLGFRDLVVYGLLFIAPMAPVGVFGTLDAKSDGAVALVYVAATVVMAFTAFSYAQMVRVAPLAGSVFAYARKGLGEGPGFIAGWMAMLDYLLIPAVAYLFSGIALNSLVPSVSRWVWTALAVVVTTLLNLWGVRAAARVGFAVLAMEIVVLLVFLVSAVVVLVRDGAQRGWLTPLTGDSGFSATAVLGAVSVAVLSYLGFDAIASFAEEVTGGSEKVARALLFCLALAGVLFVAQAYLAALLEPMTSAELAADPAAQGSAFYDTVDSAVGSWLHDLVAVSKAIGAAFAALAGQAAAGRLLFAMARERRLPSVLARVDPGSGVPRIAILLAATVTLVAAVWAARRDDGLDHLVSVVDIGALTAFVLLHASVVGWFAVRRMAGPPSWWRHVLVPVVGAGVLIAVIVEANWTAQVVGVCWFGVGLVVLALQWGRRTA, from the coding sequence ATGGGCGGGGGCGTGGAGGCGGCGACGGGGGCGCACCAGGAGGGCGGGAGGCTGCGGCGGACGCTCGGGTTCCGGGATCTGGTGGTCTACGGGCTGCTGTTCATCGCGCCGATGGCGCCCGTCGGTGTGTTCGGCACGCTCGACGCGAAGTCCGACGGCGCCGTCGCGCTGGTCTATGTCGCGGCGACCGTGGTGATGGCGTTCACGGCGTTCAGCTACGCCCAGATGGTGCGGGTCGCCCCGCTGGCGGGTTCGGTCTTCGCGTACGCGCGCAAGGGGCTCGGGGAGGGGCCGGGGTTCATCGCCGGGTGGATGGCGATGCTCGACTATCTGCTGATCCCGGCGGTCGCCTATCTCTTCTCCGGGATCGCGCTGAATTCGCTGGTGCCGTCGGTGTCGCGGTGGGTGTGGACGGCGCTCGCCGTCGTCGTCACCACGCTGCTCAATCTCTGGGGTGTGCGGGCCGCCGCCCGGGTCGGTTTCGCGGTGCTCGCGATGGAGATCGTGGTGCTGCTGGTGTTCCTGGTGTCGGCGGTGGTGGTGCTCGTACGGGACGGGGCGCAGCGCGGCTGGCTGACTCCGCTCACCGGTGATTCCGGCTTCTCCGCGACGGCGGTGCTGGGGGCGGTGTCGGTGGCCGTGCTGTCGTATCTGGGCTTCGACGCGATCGCCTCGTTCGCGGAGGAGGTGACGGGGGGTTCGGAGAAGGTGGCGCGGGCGCTGCTGTTCTGTCTGGCGCTCGCGGGTGTGCTGTTCGTGGCGCAGGCGTATCTGGCGGCGCTGCTCGAACCGATGACGTCGGCGGAGCTGGCCGCCGATCCGGCCGCGCAGGGGTCGGCGTTCTACGACACGGTGGACTCGGCGGTCGGGAGCTGGCTGCACGATCTGGTGGCGGTCAGCAAGGCGATCGGGGCGGCCTTCGCGGCACTGGCCGGGCAGGCCGCCGCGGGACGGCTGCTCTTCGCGATGGCCAGGGAACGGCGGCTGCCCTCGGTGCTCGCCCGGGTCGACCCGGGGTCCGGGGTGCCGCGGATCGCGATTCTGCTGGCCGCGACGGTGACGCTGGTCGCCGCGGTGTGGGCGGCCCGGCGGGACGACGGGCTCGACCATCTGGTGTCGGTCGTCGACATCGGCGCGCTGACGGCCTTCGTGCTGCTGCACGCGTCGGTGGTCGGCTGGTTCGCCGTGCGCCGGATGGCGGGTCCGCCGAGCTGGTGGCGGCATGTGCTGGTGCCGGTGGTGGGTGCGGGGGTGCTGATCGCGGTGATCGTGGAGGCGAACTGGACCGCCCAGGTGGTCGGGGTGTGCTGGTTCGGGGTGGGGCTGGTGGTGCTGGCGTTGCAGTGGGGGCGGCGGACGGCCTGA